The Symbiobacterium terraclitae genomic interval CGCGACGTCGTGGAGGTGACGCCCGTGGCGATCCTGCCCGCCACGCCCGCGTGGGCGCTGGCCCTGCCCTTCTTGCTGGTGGCGGTCTACGGGGCGTATTCGGGGGTGGAGGTGCTCGCCCGCCTGGCCTACTTCTGCGTCCTCGGCCAGGGCCTCATCATCCTGCTCGTGTTCGCCACCCTGGCCGGGATGATGAACCCGCTCTGGCTCCTCCCCTTCTGGGAGCGGACCCCCGGGCAGCTCCTGCAGGCCGTCTGGGCCCCCATCGGCTGGTTCGCAGAGGCCTGGTCCTTCCTCCCCCTGGCCGTGCTGGCGGACCGCAGCTCGCAGGCGGGGCGGGCCCTCGTGCTGGGCGCCGCCCTCGCAGCGTTCACCCTGATGGCCCTCACGGCGGTGGCCATCATGGTCTTCGGTCACCAACTGGTCGCGCAGTTCACCTTTCCGGTCTACTCCCTCGTGCAGCAGATCGCCATCGGCGAGTTCGTGGAACGGCTGGATGTGCTTATGGTGGCGATCTGGCTGATGGGCATGCTGGTGAAGGCGTCCACGCACCTCTGGGTGGCGATGAGCAGCGGCGGCTACGCCCTGGGGATCAAGAGCGAGCGCGCGCTGCTCCCGGCCCTGGGTCTCGCCACCTACATCCTGATGAGCCTGATTCCCAGCCTTTCCTGGCTTTTCGAGTTCTCCACCAAAGCCTGGACCCCCCTGTCGATCAGCCTCGGGCTGGGCGTACCGGGCCTGCTGCTGCTGGCCTCGTGGGTGAGGCAGCGGCGCCGGCGGGGGGAGATGAGCACCTGATGCGCAGCGGCAGTTTACGCGCAAGGGGCGGCGCACCCGGAGGAGGAGGCGAGATGGCGCAAGGGTCCCGATCACAGGGCTCCACCGGCGGTCTGGCCCGGATCAGCTCGCAGCAGCTGCTGAGCCTCGCCTACACGATGCACTTCACCGCAGCGGTGCTCGTCGCGCCCTCCAGCATGGCCAAGTTCGGGCACAGCGGCGCCTGGCTTGCTCCGCCCGTGGCCTTCCTCCTGTCCGCCCTCCCGGTTTCGCTGATGCTCGGCCTGCTCGTCCGCCGCCACCCGCACCAGACGCTGGCCCAGATGACCCGGCACCTGCTGGGACCGGTCCTCGGGCGCCTGGTCGGGCTCATGGTCTCCGTTTTCAGCGTCGTGGTTGCCGCCGCCACCCTGCGGGACGTGGTAGAGGTGACGCCCGTGGCCATCCTGCCGGCCACGCCGGCCTGGGCGCTGTCCGTG includes:
- a CDS encoding GerAB/ArcD/ProY family transporter — its product is MAERPRSAGCARTRAQISHYQLLCLTFTLHFTAAMIVLPGTLAKFGHSGAWLAPLVAFLLAALPVSLMLGLLVRRHPGLGLAELSGGLIGHVPGRILGLAISVFSLVIAALTLRDVVEVTPVAILPATPAWALALPFLLVAVYGAYSGVEVLARLAYFCVLGQGLIILLVFATLAGMMNPLWLLPFWERTPGQLLQAVWAPIGWFAEAWSFLPLAVLADRSSQAGRALVLGAALAAFTLMALTAVAIMVFGHQLVAQFTFPVYSLVQQIAIGEFVERLDVLMVAIWLMGMLVKASTHLWVAMSSGGYALGIKSERALLPALGLATYILMSLIPSLSWLFEFSTKAWTPLSISLGLGVPGLLLLASWVRQRRRRGEMST